DNA sequence from the Actinacidiphila yeochonensis CN732 genome:
CTCTCGCATGCGCGGCTCTACCCAGTGGCTAAGGAGAAGCGCCGATGACCCTCCGCTCGGACGCCCAGAGGAGGCGCTACCACGCATCAGCGGGAAGCGGACGCGGTGGCCGTTCCTCTCGCTTCGGAAGACGGCCGGGCGTCGAACGCAACCGCGAGCCCCTCAGATCACGTCGCTGAGCGTCGCGCGCGCCTCGCCACCGCCAGCCCCCACGCCCGAGAGGTCCTCGACCGCCACCAGTTCGAGGACGGCCGGTGCGGCGACGGCTGCGGCCCCTGGCCGTGCAACAGCGTTGTCGACGCGGTCCAAGCCTGCGACGGTGACCAGTGATCGCCTCCACTCACGCTCGGCGTATCTCGTTCATCGGCACCAAGCGCGACCACGTCCCGCCGGCCCGGGAAGCCGTCGTCCGAGTCGCGCGCTCGTGGGGGATCGACCCGACTTCGCTGGGCGACATCGCGCTGGTCGCCGACGAGTTGCTCGCCAACGCGGTCATCCACGCGCCAGGAAGACTGCTGGCCGGCATCTACCTCTCTCCGGACGGCGACCGGGTGGTGATCGAGGTCTACGACCCGTCGCGCCGGATGCCCACCGGCGCCGCGAACTTCGGCAACGACGAACTGACCACCGGTCGAGGCATGCTGCTGATCGAGGGCCTGTCGGAGACCTGGGGCGCGGAACCGACGACCCATGGCAAGAAGGTTTGGGCCGAACTGGCGGTGCCCGCTGTCGCGGTACCCGAGCACCCTCGCTCGGCCCGCCGGGCGGCACTCATCGCGAGCCTCGTCCGCACCGACCGTCCCAGGCCCCGTCCCCACGCGCCCACCTGGCCACGCGCCCACGCGTACAGATGGTTCTCGCAGCACCGCTCGCCGCGCGCCTACCGACTCCGCCCGTGCTGGTCCAGGCGCACCGGCCGGGCGGTGACGGGGGCCGGTCGCTCTTTCCCCCGGGAGCGGCCAGCCCCACCCCGTCCGACTCGCGCGGAGCAGCCGTGCTCCACCCGAACTCTGCTCTACGGAAGGATGGATGGATGAGTGACTGGGAGTTCGTGAAGGACAGAACGGCCACGCAGGGCGCGGTGTGGAGGTCCGCCGACGGCCTGCTCTACAAGCGGACCGGCGGTGAGGATCTGCGGGTTGAGACCGAGTTCCAGCAGCTGGCCGCCGGTCTTGGTTACCCGGTGCCGGAGATCGTCGACAGCGGCTCGGAGAACGAGAGCTACTTCGTCATCGAGCGCGCCATCGGCGACAGCTCGCTGCACGAGGAGGCGCTGGCCGACGCCGGGCGGGACGGTCAGGTCAGCTACCAGGTGATCAGCACGGCGGCTGCCGTCGCATCGAAGCTCCTGCAGGCCCAGGCGAGGCACCCCCTCCCGGTCACGCCGTGGTTCGAGGAGGCGGCCTTCGCGGCTGAGGTCTTCGAGGAGAACCCGGACTTCGACACCCCGCGCGTCCACGAGGCGGTCAAGCACGCCCTCGACCGGCTGGCTCGGCTCCCGATGGTGCACGGGCACCTGGACTACGGCTTGCCCAACGTCCTTCAGGCCGGGGTCATCGACTGGCAGCACCACGGACCGATCCCGCTCGGCTACGACGTCTACCCCGCTCTCGACATCGTGGCCTTCAAGGGCGGCGGCAAGGGCTACAGCATCACCGCGGAACAGCGCGCCGCCTACACCGCAGCCCTCGACGAGACCACCGCATCCCTGATCGGGCAGCGGGTGAGCGAGCACCTGGGCGACTTCCTGCTCGTCAAGTGCTTCTTCTTCCTCGCCCTCATGCGGCCCACCGACCCCACGCGGCACGACAAGCACATCAAGTGGCAGTACCGGCGCACCCTCTTCACGATGGGACTTGATCAGTATGAGTCTTCCGACACGATCGACACCGGCACCTTCCCCACTCTGGAACGGTTCACTGCTGAACACCGGTAGGCCGGTCCCCACCGTCCGCGACCGCGACTACCTGATGGACCACCACGGAGTCGTCTTCAAGGTCATCGGCGACAGCCACCCCGGCAGCCACTACCTCGGCTACGTCAAGTACCACCCCGACGAGAAGGGCGACCGGCGGCTGTTCGGCCGGACCTACCGGCAGAACAGTGTCGTGTCGAAGTCCTTCGGCATCCTTGCCGGCAGGCCGGAGTGCTACGTCTACTCCGACACCCTCGGCTGCGTCATCACCGGCATCCCGCGCGAAGACGTCGCCGTCCACTACTCCTGCCGCCAGGCCCTCGCCGCCATCCACGAGGACCCCGGCCCGGTCGCCGACAACCCGGCCGGCAAGGACCTCCTGGCGATCACCGAGTGGATCACCGCGAACGACGCCCAGGGCCTGATCGGCGT
Encoded proteins:
- a CDS encoding ATP-binding protein; the protein is MIASTHARRISFIGTKRDHVPPAREAVVRVARSWGIDPTSLGDIALVADELLANAVIHAPGRLLAGIYLSPDGDRVVIEVYDPSRRMPTGAANFGNDELTTGRGMLLIEGLSETWGAEPTTHGKKVWAELAVPAVAVPEHPRSARRAALIASLVRTDRPRPRPHAPTWPRAHAYRWFSQHRSPRAYRLRPCWSRRTGRAVTGAGRSFPRERPAPPRPTRAEQPCSTRTLLYGRMDG
- a CDS encoding phosphotransferase; translation: MSDWEFVKDRTATQGAVWRSADGLLYKRTGGEDLRVETEFQQLAAGLGYPVPEIVDSGSENESYFVIERAIGDSSLHEEALADAGRDGQVSYQVISTAAAVASKLLQAQARHPLPVTPWFEEAAFAAEVFEENPDFDTPRVHEAVKHALDRLARLPMVHGHLDYGLPNVLQAGVIDWQHHGPIPLGYDVYPALDIVAFKGGGKGYSITAEQRAAYTAALDETTASLIGQRVSEHLGDFLLVKCFFFLALMRPTDPTRHDKHIKWQYRRTLFTMGLDQYESSDTIDTGTFPTLERFTAEHR